GAATCCTTTTCGTACAATTCTACAATTCGTAAtacatacaaacaaaattgtTACAATCTTTTTTGATTGATATGATATTTTCTCCATGATATAGGGAGTGCCGTTTGCCGACCCACCCCGTCGCTTCAAGCCACCAGTCGCCAAACAACCATGGAATGGACCTCTTACCGTGAAAGAGTTTAAAGACGCCTGTTCCCagcctcttcctcctccttcttacACTGGTCCAGTGTCGGAGGATTGTCTTTATCTTAATGTTTATTCGCCAAGCCCAAAGGTAAAGTATAAGCAAAGAAACACAAAAAGGTGGAAGTTATGGGACTGAAAGCCCTTTCCAAGCcttaaacatgataaaggcgGTCGAAAGTGAggcttctttcattttctcaaagACGGCTTCCAAGATGGCGTCAGAAATAGGATGGTCACTCAGAAGGGCAGTTCTTCATCCACCTCgggaataaaaaaagagttctACACAATTGTTTCAAAGCTAATATAATACGTAAGGACAGCCTACAATTATTATAATCAGTGGTCCAGTAATCCAAAACCCATCATGGCTTCGAAAACAGCGATTGTAAAAGCTGCCATTTATTAAAACTGGTCAAAGCTCATAATCGATATCCATCCGGAAAATATAATTTGGGGCTTCCACCATGGTTTAATAGATAAGATAGTGCATTTGGACGAGTTACAATGATAGTCAGTGGTCTATTGCTCAAAGAATCCAATAATACTTCCAAAATGGAGCTGAAGATAGCAACAAGATAAaattagtctacaaatgtagacccacatctgtagtgtgtgtacctcagctgatttaacgagtctgcatagcagactaggtctactgaggctgcatgAATTTGAAAACTTTGATTTTGTGACGTATGAAATGAATAGCCCCTTACGTTGTTATGGTtgtgtgatatatatatattttttcttaagatgacattttctttaaaacataaacaaaacaaaaaacaacgaCATTGCAGACCCCATTCTacgaaaaaaaattcatatccATAATGTTTCGTTAAAAAGGAAtctgctcgcaaatgacgtcacaaataaaaagctTTAAAAATCATAGCCTTTTTATTCtataatggattttcatcaaaccgtCAGCAATATTTTCTGCCTTTATTAATGCCAACATCAGGATAAGCTTCCCTtataaattttactttttttaattccttATGCAGCCCACCAATGCCTCAGTCATGGTCTGGATACACGGAGGGGGATTTGTTGCAGGAACAGCCAACGATCTTGATTACAACGGAATCCCATTGGTCGCTGTCGGTGACGTCATCGTAGTTACAATAAATTATCGTCTTGCTGTCTTCGCAAAGTTTACTACCAGTAGGTTTCGGCAACGCACCCATCTCACTCTGATTTTCCGATGATTCCATGCTCATACGTCTTAAAATTCCTTTCACTCACGGTAACTTCGTATAAGTTTGAttgaataatttcaaaatttgataaccgctttttatattacattttgtctCAAGGTGGAAAAACAGACaaaagatgtattttttttaatattgttaccACACTAATGAAGGggtggaagggggagggggtctgCGATCTACCAGGGGATTTAATGTGGATGGAaaactatatatataaatcatctttatttcatagtcAAATAGAGAAGTTACAATAAACCCAGGTCCTCTGCCAGTGATTATGGGACAAATTCCCCTTCACTGGCAATAGGCAGGGTGATAATACATAATATTAATTGAACAATTCATAAGGTACAATACATATAGTAAGATTTAACACATAATTTACATTGCATAAGAAAGATGAAAGCTACAAGCatgttaaatgaaaaagaaaggtgACTGTctcaatgaaatgaaagagagatgaagagagggaCCAGACAgtaataagaaaatacaaaattggaACCATCACTTTgtgataaagatatatatacatataggtACGCATCGCCACAACGAAAACAGTGTTACGTACTTATTAAAGTTCATAGAATCTTGTTATGATAAATATTTCCATTATGTGAACTATTGTAATTATGATGTTTTAAAATAGATAGactaataaatgtaaaaaaacaaaacgtaaacaaaaaaaacttttttttaatgcatgtgAATCATGGGGGAAACTGAATTTTCCTGCCCAATTATACCGTGAAAATACTGTATAAGCTCGACACCCAAGAGAAACCTTAAGAAAGTCTTGCATCTGGTTGCCGGAATTTTGCCGTTAGAAATATGATAAATTGCTGGCAACCTGCTACGCAACTGTTAAATAGGGAGCTGGGAGTAAAACACCCAACTCTCTCGTTAAATTGAGTCTTTTGTATATTTTACGCTATTTTTCATTCTGAAATTTGgtcgaaaaaaatataaattttccgTTAAaggtattgatttttttttcagtgtagtTGAATGTTAGATATcgttacttttttttccttcagagGATGCAGAAGCACCTGGTAATCTTGGTATGTTGGATCAGGTAGCAGCCTTACAATGGATATACGACAACGTTGAAGGTAGCTGCTAGATTCCAATTCAttatcgattttatttttaccGCAAAACCCTGATATTGATAACGTTTCATTGTATTCATGCACTTAAAGATTTCGATAACTAATCTTATCTGTAATGATTGCAATTAGGATAATAAAGGGAGAACCATGATACCAGCTTTTGTCGGAAGTCTAAATCGTAAAAACGCTTTATAGACTTTGATTAcaacatttatgaaatataatggAAGCAAGTACAAAATATCAGAGAACCAGAATATAATAGTATAGGGCCAATACGGATTGAAGTATTTTCGACCttatcatgttatatttatctttcttatgttgtgaaacggaaatcaataaaatcaaatcaaatcaacgAGATTGGAGAAAATGACTACAAAACAGACAAGGGGAGCTGTTAAGAATTAAGTATGCCGTCATAATACTCCTCAAGAAGGCAAGCTCACGTACATATAAACTTTAATTACAGTCTATGTCGCACTTCTGAATTCAAATAATCTTGacttttttacataaaaatcctattattacaatttttcaaatagcTTTCGGAGGAAATAAAGACAGAATTACTATATTTGGGGGGAGTGCGGGAGCAGCGTCAGTAGATTACCTCACACTCTCTAAACGAAGTCGTCATTTATTCAACCAAGCCATCATCCAGGTAGGCAGTATTATTCAATCATGCTGTAATGGATTTGAAAACTAAACAAAGTAACGAACGACTGATTGAAATATTAGATATGAACGTAGATAAATAAGTgacagaataataataataataataaacctaaattaaagggatggtccgggctgacaGTATtaatagcttaataaataagagtagaattcactaagcaaaatgccgaaaatttcatcaaaatcggataacaaatgacaaagctattgaattttaaagtttggcaatattttgtgaaaacagtcgtcatgaatattcattaggtgggctgatgatgtcacatctccacttgttcatttgtattttttttttatatgaaattaggtttatgcaatttttttttctccaggaacTAATTTAATGCAttggatatttattgctgcaacttatttcattataagggagacatattattcacataagtatgaagtaatgaaaaaaaaatatgattttatgtaataacataagaaaacggaaagtggagatgtgacatcatcagcccacctaatgaatattcatgacgactgttttcacaaaatattgctaaactttaaatttaaataactttttatttgttatctgattttgatgaaattttggaCGTTTGCTAATTAAATTCTACTCTacgtattaagatataaatattttcagcccgtaccatccctttaatgaatttaattgaaatagttttcacaaaatattgctagctaaactttaaatttaaataactttttatttgttatccgaatttgatgaaattgtgGACGTTTTGCTAATTAAATTCTACTCTacgtattaagatataaatattttcagcccgtaccatccctttaatgaatttaattgaaatagTTTAGAAAATTTTTAATTGTAAACGTGATGAAGGCCAGCTATTTAAATCTTAACATTTTTTCCTCTTAATTTTCCCAATTTCTTAATGGTTCTgcgggtaaaaaaaaatcagaaatcatgtttaaaagtgTGAAAATAAGCATCAAAATGAGATTTTATGCATATTCAGTTACCCACATTCATGTTCGTTCAGCGGCCCCTGATATTAGGAATTTTTCGCAGAACGCTATCGAGAACATAGGAAATGTATTTCAAATGCACTTTTTGACAATGAGTGAAcaagaggtcattgtcgaaaattggtgaatcaatacagcagtttcgtcctggactcaGGAGAAACGGCATATCGGCATTTTTTCGCCAGCACCGAAAATAGGGACGAACTGCTTTTCTGGTTCACCAAGTTTGACAAAGGCCTCCCAGCAGTTCATTGTCAATTGACAGGCATTTTAAATACTTAACTGTGAGagaactcactatttcttatttAATTTTACCACCGtcttttcttattctttcttctAGAGTGGATCTACATTTCTGACCTTTGATCCCAGACCGGCGGAGATGGAAGTACAAAATGCCAGGAATCTCGGGGAGGCCTTGGGTTGTGCCACGTCGCCGTCTTCTGCCTTGATCGCATGTTTGGAAACTAAGACTCCAGACGAGATTCTAAGCGCCTCTTTACCGGTGAGTACATGTTAGATAACATGATGGTACATACTAAATTTCCGAAGGTTGCTAAATCtatatttgataaaatatataagCAATTGACATAATTACCCGATTTGTCGAATGATTCTGATAAATAATGTTATCGACCGAAAAAGGCCCTACGAAAATTGTAATCTCTTCATCAGTTATCAATAGAAGCCCGTTGAGATTTTTTAAGCAAAGGATATACCTTTTTCAGAAGTAACGAACGTGGATTGAGTGTCTTTTGAAATTACACTATTgaaatcaatgataataatcgCTGTTGATGAAGTTGATGGGCAAACTATGTCACTTTTAATTCGAGGCCAGCTAGATGACTGACACTATCACGTGATCTGCTTTTGACTGATCCAATAGTAAGATGAATATAGAGTGTTTAAATTATAATGTTATTTGAGTGAAAATATTACTTCGGCGTTTAcaactatataaaaaaaaacaataatggaTCAATGCATGTGAATATTTTATACCACAGATTACTGAAAAtctaattatttgttatatatatgtatagccATCTATTACAAAAAGACTCatttgatgatgaggaggaggatgttGACGATGATATTTCTGTTAAACATTGTTAGGCTCATCCAAGTAAGCTAATTACTACACATCTGCTGAGATAAGTGAGTTTTGAGGGACGATTGAGAGTGCAATGTTGTTAATTTCCCGGAGCGAAGAATGAAGGGAGTTCCATACAGGCGTGGAGCAATAGATGAATAGACACGGTCTCTATATCCCTTTAGGCATGTTAGGTGTGTGATGGGTACATGAAGAGTGATACCAGTACCAGATCAGCACAAGCCAGGACGTAGACGGCGTTGTTCTATTTATAGAGAGGTCACATACCCTGGAGCTAAACCATGGACAGCCTTGAAAATCATGAGAAAGATTTTGCATTCGCTCCTGTACTTAACTGGTAGCCAGTGCAACTCCGTAAGAACAGATGTGATGTGGTCATATTTCTTTGCACCAGTAAGCAGGCGAGCAGCAGCATAATACATACCCTGAAGTCAGTTTTGCATAGTGCACCAGCCAGCAGACTGTTACAGAAGACAATCCTAGAGGTCATCAAGGAATGAATTAGGCTTTCTGCTGCAGAACGAGTGAGTATAGGTGATATATCTCGTAACTGGTAGTGGCTCGCTTGGCATATACCTTGGAAATATGCTTGTCCATCTTCATACACTAGTCGAAGAAAACATCCTGATTGCGAGCATTTATCTGAAGGAGGGACAGACACACTGCCAACTTGAAGATTTCATGGGAAAATCTTGTTACGCATGTGTGGTGGAGAAACAATAGATATTCAGGATTGTAATCATTCAGCTTGACAAAATTCATAACCATCCTTTGTCGGATTTCTGCCAGGCAGGTAGTCAGACGCAAAATAGCATCAGCATTATCGTCTCATACCCTTGGGTCACATACAATTGCATATCATCCGCGTAAAAATGAACTTGTATTCCATGATGAGTAATTTCACCAAGAGGCACAGTGTACAGAGTGAAGAGTGGTGGTCCTAGGACGAACCCTTGCGAAAACACTCTAAGAAAGTCCCATTGATATTTACCTTTGTCGTCTACAGTGGAGATACGACCGGAAACATGCTAAGGCAGTGGTATCAACCTTAAAGTCTACATTCAATCTTTGGAGAAGGACTTCATGGTCTATCGTGTCAAATGCTGCTAATCGATGACGATTATGACCGCTTTCTTGTCAACTGCTCTCAGTATGGCAGCAGATATCCTAAGAAGAACTGTCGTGATACTTTGGAGCTGATTATAGACAGACTACATAGGCTCGTGAATGTCATTGTCCTGCAGATGTGTCGTCAGTCTCtttgcaacaactttatcgtcaACGGTAACTGCTCATTTCTTCCAGATCAAGTGACGGCTTCTTCAGCACAGGAATGACGTGTGTGACTTTCAGTTCTCCAGGGAACTTAATTTCCTTCCTGCAGAGATGCATTAACAATCCTCGACCTCGATAAGAGCACAGCCATCAAGTCATCACTTTCCTTTCACAACTGTAGTTGGAATAGGACCAGGGAGTATGACTTTGGAATCTTCCGTATGATTCTCCGTATTTCTAAAAAAGGTAAATGCAGTTAGATCATCATCACACGAGTATAAGGTACATTTCTGTCCAGCTCTCTTTCTCACTCCGCTTTAACAGGTGTGCCGGATGTGTTTGACTGTAGACTCAATCTTTTCAGTGAAATAACTTGATAAGTCACCAGCTAACTCAACATCAAAATTAGAGTTATAAGGGTTTGGCAAGGAGCTGGATTTGACCGTTGATACATGTGTCGACACATGATACAGTGTTGATCTTTAGATACAAACGGTATGTTAATATCTTCATCTTGTTATCCTTTTTTGCAGGCGTATTCCTTATGCCCCATTTCTGTGGACGGCAACTTCCTAGAGGACAAACCAGCCAATCTGTATGAGCAAAATGACTTCAAGAGGTGCCCTGTACTGACTGGTGTCAACAAAGATGACGGAACTCTCTCCCTTCAAATCTTCTTTGCCAGTAGTCTTCATCTACCACGACCAACACTGAATAGTACAAGCTTAGAAGGATTTATTAGAGGATCGATGGCCTCATATGGTATGTGTAGTATGTTGAAATTACTTCTGAAATTTTAAGGGTCTGGTATTAAAGTGCAGATTCCATGACActtgctccagcgacaattcCAAACACTAATCGAATGCCTAACATCAACCAAGGATTTAATGCCGTGCTCTACCCTCAACCTAAAACTCTATTGCAACTCTCACCCAACCCATAgttcttagacgaaataaagccggAGCAGTTGTCGAAGGGGAAAAATAGTATCGTGTCACCGATATGCTTTATCTGAGCAAACTGGagcaaaataatttaaaataccCCTCTGCacttttttcctattttttcgTAAACGACTGCCATACTCCGCTTCCTCTTCTGTTTATCTTCTTCCTCTCATCTGGCTATCATGATGGCGTCACACTTGATTTTAAATCATATATAGATTGTAattcattatcaatataaaCTTTGTTTCAGCATTATCATAACTTTAATCATAGCCATCATGGATACTTCTGATCTTCAAGGTGGCGAATCTACAGCTTGTGTATTTGCATGCATTACCAGAATGTaattaatattgttttactTACGAAACACCAGGCGTCACCGATGATTTCCTGATCGCTGCTATTCTTCAGCAATACACGGACTGGTCCATTGTCGAGAACCCTTCTGCCGATCTGATGCCATCTTTCATAGAGTTTGCTGGAGATCACCGATTCGCCTATCCTTCGGATCAGTTTGTCAGGTACCATGCTGGTGTGGGGGACCCTGTCTTCAAGTACTTTATGACGCACGAGCCGTCACGGTACGTATACGAGCTGAAATGATGTAGGTAAATGTATCATGAATACGAGGCGGCTATAGCCTCCAAAAAATGGACCTTTGCTTCTGCGACAATCGCTTCTAAAGAAAATGCACAAGTTAGGCAAAAAGGCAAAAGATAAACCAGATCTTCTAACCTTATCTTAACCTCCGCTCGTGATTCTGAACCCCAAAGACTTATCATAACTCCAACTCTCACCTTGtattttttgagaaattaacGGAGGAGTAATTGTCGTACGCAAATTCGTACAAATCGGAGACTATTTAACAATAAGGGACTATTGCGTGGGATTCACTTGTtgattatagtttttttttacagcacCCCCGCCTCCCAGGGACATGGTTATTTTTCTGGACATTATTTTTCCGGCCTTAGAGTTTCCTGTATCAAAGATGAATAGAtaacctttaaatttgattcaaatAATTCGTAATGGACACGGAAGGACCGATTGAGGTTCATTCAATTATATGAGGAAAGCGGGAAATTAAAAAGAGTGGGCATATCGCACTAATGGTGGGAGTTTGCGAACGAAAAGAGTTTTATCTGAAGGTTGCCATCTTTGttaatgtagttaatacatctTAACTTAAGTGACGCTTTATGAAGTATTTGAATTAACATGTTGCAagtattcaaatattttaacaCCGAGAGCGCTCATGAAAGGACTTTTCAGACGCGTTATTCGAGATCTGCCATCACCATAGTAACAGttcttctcagccaatcaaaatcaaggaaagatgtctgATCTAATGAAAGGCTCTCCAGATTCCTGAGaacaataattatgaatgataatGCTAATAAAAGAATCGACGCTGTGAAAgaagatgaatgaataatgCTAAATAATCAAGGCCGTGTTTGTTTCTGCAGCTCTCGTCTAGGTTTACCAGATTGGTTTGGAGCTGGTCACGCAGAAGAAATTACGTTTGTCTTTGGACTGCCATTCATTGAACATCTTCCTTTGAGAGGTTTAGACCAGATGACGGACGAAGAAAAGAAGTTGTCGGTCAAGATGATGAAGTTCTGGACGAACTTTGCTAAATTTGGGTAAAGCAATATGAGTTACACTGCATCTTTGAAAATTTTAGAGTATCtttaggagaaaaaaaaatgtaagccCCTGTTAGAAAGCTCATAGTGccaccacagtgtgttcacggtGTGGTATACAATGTGtcatcaccttcacactgttgcATTAGAGCATtccaacagtgtgaatcacatactgtggagcgttgtggattagtcttctgactttgaaacagagggtcgtgggttcgaatcccagccatggcgtaatcgccttcagcaagaaattcatccacattgtgctgcactcaacccaggtgaggtgaatgggtacctggcaggaatttattccttgaaatgccaccgcgctgtaaaaggcttcggggctaaagccggggtaataatatccaagtcctttggaagcgcataaactttatgacataatgtgatatgcgctaaacaagaactgcgttatcattatcattattatattcacatagtcgaccatgtgaacacgctgtgaacagtcacactgtcaaGGTGTCCACAGTGCAAAAAAATTACTCATTCTTAGAAAACAAATACATTGTAAAAGAAGATTACCTGATTACGCTATTAGAGCAGACTTCAACGGTTTTAAATAAATTTCCGTGTGTCTCGTGCGTCCAGTGCTGCAGTGCATAAGGGTGTACATGTATCAGGGGGCGAGGGTGTGTATGCGTGAAGGATGGAATCTTGTATTGATCTACAACTGGGGATAATTCCAGGGAaggtgtgcgtgtgtgttggAACTCCAAGCAACTGACAACAGATGTAAGATTTACAATTGTTAAACTACTGTAAAATTCCAGATGGAAGATTATGTAAAatgcatttatattattttatcaataggGATCCAACATCTGGAGCTGACCCCAGTGAAGGGTTGGGCACCTGGCCACCCTTCACGGTACCAGAGCTCTCTTACAAGGAGTTATCCCTGGATCTTGGTGTAGGAAGAGCACTGAAGGCCAATCAGTGTCACTTCTGGAATGACTATTTCCCAAAGCTCCAGGACGTTATCGGtgttcattcatatattttcttacatTTCAACACGGTATTCGTACTTCCGCTATTCATTTTCCTTTGCATTTTCAGCGTACAATGCAGTTTAGAATGATTCTTTTTATCtatatcgtcatcatcattaaggTAACAGTCTTTTGTATTTAACAGACACGATTGAGATACATCAATATCTTGCCTTTTATAAATTCTATATGATGGGAATCGTATTTCACTGAATCTGAAAACTACTTTAAAACCTTTCATGTTGGCACGGTGTGAGGGCGGGCTGACCATGAGTTCTTAGAAACCTTCATCATTTTGAGGGGAATTAATGGATTCGTGAAAATTTATGTAGATtttgttcaatgaaaaaaaaaaatctccaaaaCTGCAAACCTTCCGTGCGgtaaattgttttatttattcattcatgtaaGTTTTTTCTAAGGGTTACAGCCATagcatttataattttttttttcttgccgtGCACAAAGATGAGAGGACGGTTAaaaagttttcataatttatcatgTTGATTGTTATTTCTCTATTTCTGAAGCTTCGATGGATCCAGGTTTATTGGACTGGCGGAGTGAGTTTAGCAGGTGGCAAGGTGAAATGTCTGACTGGCAACATGAATATGACCAATACAAGAAAACTCCACGGTGCAACTAATCTCGTTCCAGCATGCGATATGCTCGCTTTTTGAAAACTCACACAAACTTATACTCCTATAAAGTGCGACTCAATATTTGACTATGATTATTCTCAAATAAGTCAACCAGTTGATCTGTAGtacaaattttgaatatgaatagaAGACCTGGATTTAGATTTC
This genomic window from Lytechinus variegatus isolate NC3 chromosome 10, Lvar_3.0, whole genome shotgun sequence contains:
- the LOC121423057 gene encoding acetylcholinesterase-like encodes the protein MEFCIIFSLLCLVLMPDISTADPTVTVAQGILVGKTVNFTEEDYIGVDKNFDVYLGVPFADPPRRFKPPVAKQPWNGPLTVKEFKDACSQPLPPPSYTGPVSEDCLYLNVYSPSPKPTNASVMVWIHGGGFVAGTANDLDYNGIPLVAVGDVIVVTINYRLAVFAKFTTKDAEAPGNLGMLDQVAALQWIYDNVEAFGGNKDRITIFGGSAGAASVDYLTLSKRSRHLFNQAIIQSGSTFLTFDPRPAEMEVQNARNLGEALGCATSPSSALIACLETKTPDEILSASLPAYSLCPISVDGNFLEDKPANLYEQNDFKRCPVLTGVNKDDGTLSLQIFFASSLHLPRPTLNSTSLEGFIRGSMASYGVTDDFLIAAILQQYTDWSIVENPSADLMPSFIEFAGDHRFAYPSDQFVRYHAGVGDPVFKYFMTHEPSRSRLGLPDWFGAGHAEEITFVFGLPFIEHLPLRGLDQMTDEEKKLSVKMMKFWTNFAKFGDPTSGADPSEGLGTWPPFTVPELSYKELSLDLGVGRALKANQCHFWNDYFPKLQDVIASMDPGLLDWRSEFSRWQGEMSDWQHEYDQYKKTPRCN